The region ATGAAAGACATGCTCAGCATCATGTCCAAATTCGTGGTTATGGGCGAAGACATTCCCAGTGTGATTCGGGCCAGCACCTGGACCCCGGCGCAGGTCATCAAACGCGAAAATCTGGGACATTTATCCGTGGGCGCCATTGCCGACGTCGCCATTTTCTCGATGCGGCAGGGCACGTTCGGCTTTTACGACAAAACCGGCTACAAGATGATGGGTAAGCAGAAGTTCGAATGCGAAATGACCATCAAAGGCGGCAAGGTCGTGTATGATTTGAACGGGATTGGCATTGCCAGTTCGAAATGATTTACCACCATTATTTACCACCCCCAACCCCCTCCTTGAAAAAAGGAGGGGGCTATGCCGAAGGACATCCCTTTCTTGGCTCTACCTGTAGAAAGAGGGGGCAAGGACAAGGATATCCCGTTACAAAGCCCCCTCCTGTTTTAGGAGGGGGTTGGGGGTGGTCCTTTTAACCCTTTTCTCTACTCTCAACCCAATGACAAAAATTTACATCAAAAGCATTGCCCTCGCCCTGCTCACGTTTGTCGGATTTACGCAGCGGGCGACGAAAAACGGATTACCGATTCAGACAGAAGCCAACGGCGGGCTCTTTCTGCCCGAAGGGTTCGAAGCAACGGTGGTGGTCGACAGCCTGCCCGGTCGGGCGCGGCATCTGGCGGTCAACGAGAACGGCGACATTTACGTAAAAGCGCGTTTCGCCCGGAATAAAGATGAGTCGGTGATTGCCCTGCGGGATACGAACGGCGATGGCCGGGCCGACATCATCAAAACCTTTGGCGGTATCGGTAAAGAGCGGGCGTATGGTACAGCTGTGCGGATCTACAAAGGTTACCTCTACTTCAGTTCGGAGATGAACGTGTTTCGCTATAAACTCAAGCCCGGCGAACTGATCCCGAGTAGTCCGATGGAAACGATCCTGACCGACGACCATGAGCACGGGATGCACGAACACATCGCCAAACCCATTACGTTCGACAACGACGGCCATATGTACGTAGCTTACGGTGCGCCTTCCAACGGGTGCCAGCCTAAGAACCGGACGCCCAACATGGCCGGTATCGACCCATGCCCCATGCTGGAAGACCACGGCGGCATCTGGCAGTTCGACGCCAACAAACCCAACCAGACCCAGCGGGATGGCCGTCGGTATGCTACCGGATTACGGTCTGTAGTGGGCATGGACTGGAACCCGACCAACAATAGTTTGTTTGCCCTCCAGCATGGCCGCGACGATTTGCTGATGCTGTGGGCCGAAAAATACAACCCCTGGCAGAGTGCCGTTTTCCCCGCCGAAGAGCTTTTCCAGGTGAAGGACGGCATGGACGGCGGCTGGCCCTATTGCTATTACGACCAGATCCAGGGCAAGAAACTGCTCAACCCCGAGTACGGTGGCGATGGTAAACTGGTGGGCCGCTGT is a window of Spirosoma linguale DSM 74 DNA encoding:
- a CDS encoding Glucose/sorbosone dehydrogenase-like protein (KEGG: noc:Noc_2145 L-sorbosone dehydrogenase) — translated: MTKIYIKSIALALLTFVGFTQRATKNGLPIQTEANGGLFLPEGFEATVVVDSLPGRARHLAVNENGDIYVKARFARNKDESVIALRDTNGDGRADIIKTFGGIGKERAYGTAVRIYKGYLYFSSEMNVFRYKLKPGELIPSSPMETILTDDHEHGMHEHIAKPITFDNDGHMYVAYGAPSNGCQPKNRTPNMAGIDPCPMLEDHGGIWQFDANKPNQTQRDGRRYATGLRSVVGMDWNPTNNSLFALQHGRDDLLMLWAEKYNPWQSAVFPAEELFQVKDGMDGGWPYCYYDQIQGKKLLNPEYGGDGKLVGRCGDYEKPLIGFPAHWAPNDILFYQGNSASNGFPEHYKNGAFIAFHGSTNRAPYPQAGYFIGFVPAKGNGLSSSWEVFADGFAGVDPIVNVSDAHYRPMGVAMGPDGSLYFAETEKGKIWKVTYKGNKQNFGAAQLAQMEKRKTLSNIRDPHIITDNLDRDRPVAGGKVYGVYCSACHQRNGLGDSQRFPPLAGSEWVTGDKKKLITVLLKGLEGPIEVKGQSYNNAMPQHSFLKDEELSEVLTHIRQNFGNTADGISAAEVNEVRLAINQQERKETTPKRKNSTKAKR